In the genome of Nitrospira japonica, one region contains:
- a CDS encoding PstS family phosphate ABC transporter substrate-binding protein → MLHTMLKRGAWLVGIFALAVTVDPAAAEQGGPFASVTPDNELARYAPQAQIKGSLKIQGSETMYPLLSRLSLEFQRRQPNVRIEVRGGGSSKAIEEFLQPPLQKTGKVMLLEERSQHFSLVATSRELFDSELKEFVAQHDYEPMAVPVAVDAVAIYVHKDNPLNALTLEQVDAMFSSTRLRGHKTPITQWGQLGLSEGWTDAPIQLYGRDRKSGTRAFFQEHCLGGGEFIPSVHENPGAASVILSLSRDQLGIGYSGLGLESSMVRAVPLAEAAGTPFITPSPATVADQSYPLRRMLYLYLDKTPKTSLPPAVKEFLAFLMSQDGQQAVVKAGFFPLPAQQINKSAVALDRTTGSAPVRR, encoded by the coding sequence ATGTTGCACACAATGCTCAAACGAGGTGCGTGGCTCGTCGGTATCTTCGCCCTCGCCGTAACGGTCGATCCTGCTGCCGCCGAACAGGGGGGGCCGTTCGCCTCGGTCACGCCGGACAACGAACTCGCACGCTATGCCCCGCAGGCCCAGATCAAGGGCAGCCTCAAGATTCAGGGTTCGGAAACCATGTACCCGTTGCTGTCACGCCTGAGCCTTGAATTTCAGCGCCGACAGCCGAACGTCCGTATCGAAGTGCGCGGCGGTGGATCCTCCAAAGCGATCGAGGAATTTCTCCAGCCTCCGTTACAGAAGACCGGAAAGGTGATGCTGCTGGAGGAGCGATCCCAGCATTTCTCCCTGGTTGCGACCTCGCGCGAGCTCTTCGATTCGGAGCTCAAGGAATTCGTCGCGCAGCACGATTACGAACCGATGGCCGTGCCGGTCGCGGTCGATGCCGTGGCCATCTACGTCCATAAGGACAATCCTTTGAACGCCCTGACCCTCGAACAGGTGGATGCGATGTTCTCGAGCACACGGCTTCGCGGACATAAGACCCCGATCACACAGTGGGGTCAGCTCGGACTATCAGAAGGCTGGACCGACGCCCCGATTCAGCTGTATGGCCGGGATAGAAAATCCGGGACGAGGGCCTTTTTCCAGGAACACTGCCTCGGAGGAGGAGAATTCATCCCGTCAGTGCATGAGAATCCGGGAGCCGCTTCGGTGATACTCAGCCTCAGCCGGGATCAACTCGGCATCGGATACAGCGGGCTCGGCCTGGAATCCTCGATGGTGCGCGCCGTGCCTTTAGCCGAAGCCGCCGGCACGCCCTTCATCACTCCTTCACCGGCCACCGTCGCCGATCAATCCTATCCGCTGCGACGCATGCTCTATCTGTATCTGGACAAAACCCCCAAGACGTCGCTTCCCCCGGCCGTAAAGGAATTCCTGGCTTTCCTGATGAGCCAGGACGGCCAGCAGGCAGTCGTCAAAGCGGGCTTCTTTCCCCTGCCTGCGCAGCAGATCAACAAGAGTGCGGTTGCGTTGGATAGAACGACGGGGTCCGCACCGGTTCGTCGCTAG
- a CDS encoding RNA polymerase sigma factor — protein MSHTELSEVFFEHEEGLFRFLLKRLKCTFTARDLTQELFLKISAQEDTQHIHNQKAYLFRMAANLATDHLRVEQNRAEILAEANDILWGGTEHRHAERVMIARQELARLEQALNELPSLSQNIFQLNRFGHKTQQEIAKEFGISISTVEAHMRKVLDHLSSVRDR, from the coding sequence ATGTCGCACACAGAACTCTCGGAAGTCTTTTTCGAGCACGAAGAAGGTCTGTTCCGCTTCCTACTCAAACGGCTGAAGTGCACGTTCACCGCGAGGGACCTCACCCAGGAACTCTTCCTCAAGATCTCGGCTCAAGAAGATACGCAGCATATCCACAATCAAAAGGCCTACCTCTTCCGCATGGCAGCCAACCTGGCGACCGACCACCTGCGGGTGGAACAGAACCGCGCGGAAATCCTGGCGGAAGCCAACGACATCCTATGGGGAGGGACGGAACACCGCCATGCGGAACGCGTCATGATCGCCAGGCAGGAATTGGCTCGCCTCGAACAGGCTCTGAACGAGCTTCCAAGTCTGAGCCAAAACATCTTTCAGCTCAACCGATTCGGCCACAAGACGCAGCAGGAAATCGCCAAGGAATTCGGCATCTCCATCTCGACGGTCGAAGCGCACATGCGGAAGGTGCTCGACCATCTGTCGTCCGTCCGTGATCGCTGA
- the pstB gene encoding phosphate ABC transporter ATP-binding protein PstB, with amino-acid sequence MSLSTPPNGALKAESKGLSFFYGNVQALNAISLGLPDRHATALIGPSGCGKTTYLRCLNRMHDLYPGNRYEGELLLYPDGINLVAAEIDPIEIRMRIGMVFQRPNPFPKSIYENVAYGLRIRGGMKRTDLDHAVERALRDAALWPEVQDRLHDQALNLSGGQQQRLCIARALATRPEILLFDEPTSALDPTATARIEELVTDLKQKVTIVIVTHNMQQAARVSDYTAFMYEGRLIECDRTDRIFTNPSNKLTEEYVTGRFG; translated from the coding sequence ATGTCCCTAAGCACCCCACCCAACGGCGCACTGAAAGCGGAATCGAAGGGCCTGAGCTTCTTCTACGGCAACGTCCAGGCGTTAAATGCCATTTCCCTCGGCCTGCCTGACCGCCATGCCACGGCGCTGATCGGACCGTCCGGATGCGGCAAGACGACCTACCTCCGCTGTCTCAACAGGATGCATGACCTGTATCCTGGCAACCGGTATGAGGGCGAGCTGCTGCTGTATCCGGACGGCATCAATCTGGTGGCGGCCGAGATCGACCCGATTGAAATCCGGATGCGCATCGGCATGGTCTTCCAGCGGCCGAATCCGTTTCCCAAGTCCATTTATGAAAACGTCGCCTACGGATTGCGCATCCGCGGAGGCATGAAACGGACCGACCTGGATCACGCCGTCGAGCGGGCGCTCCGCGACGCGGCCCTCTGGCCCGAGGTCCAAGACCGCCTCCACGATCAGGCCTTGAACCTCTCGGGGGGGCAACAGCAGCGCCTCTGCATCGCCCGAGCGCTGGCCACGAGACCGGAAATCCTCCTGTTCGACGAACCGACGTCGGCCCTGGATCCTACCGCGACCGCGCGCATCGAGGAACTGGTCACCGATCTCAAGCAGAAAGTGACGATCGTGATTGTCACCCACAACATGCAGCAGGCGGCGCGTGTGTCCGATTACACCGCGTTCATGTACGAAGGCCGTCTGATCGAGTGCGATCGAACGGACAGGATCTTCACCAATCCATCGAATAAGCTGACTGAGGAATACGTGACCGGCCGATTCGGTTAG
- a CDS encoding PstS family phosphate ABC transporter substrate-binding protein, with translation MRRMQRPGSVVASLGLAGLLVWCAAPTWPQTTALVKVDGSSTVFPITEAVAEEFQKTARGAVRVTVGISGTGGGFKKFCRGETDIQDASRPIQSGEMEVCRTNGVSYIELPIAFDALTIAVSPQATWVDHFTLDELKRIWEPSAQGRVMKWSQVRPTWPDLPLKLFGAGADSGTFDYFTEAVVGKAKASRGDYTASEDDNTLVQGISHDKQALGYVPYAYFEPNQQRLKAIAIDGGKGPVLPSRVTVENGTYQPLSRPLFIYVNAKAAERSEVKRFVEFYLAQTATLAPQVKYVPLPAQAYELALAHFRNGKVGTAFQGTSTIGIKIEELLRREATL, from the coding sequence ATGCGAAGAATGCAGCGTCCAGGAAGTGTCGTCGCGAGCCTTGGTCTGGCAGGACTGCTTGTGTGGTGCGCCGCCCCGACCTGGCCTCAGACCACGGCGCTGGTCAAGGTGGACGGATCGAGCACCGTATTCCCGATTACCGAAGCCGTGGCGGAAGAGTTTCAGAAAACCGCGCGCGGAGCGGTTCGTGTGACGGTGGGCATTTCCGGAACAGGCGGAGGATTCAAGAAATTCTGCCGCGGCGAAACGGACATTCAGGACGCTTCCAGGCCCATACAATCCGGTGAAATGGAAGTCTGCCGGACCAACGGTGTGTCATATATCGAACTGCCCATCGCCTTCGATGCGTTGACCATCGCGGTGAGTCCCCAGGCGACGTGGGTCGATCACTTCACCTTGGACGAGTTGAAGCGGATCTGGGAACCGTCCGCTCAAGGCCGCGTCATGAAATGGAGCCAGGTTCGTCCGACCTGGCCAGACCTTCCGCTTAAGCTCTTCGGCGCCGGAGCCGACTCGGGAACCTTCGACTACTTCACGGAAGCGGTGGTCGGCAAAGCCAAAGCCAGCCGCGGAGATTATACGGCCAGCGAAGACGACAACACGTTGGTGCAGGGAATCTCCCACGACAAGCAGGCGCTGGGATACGTTCCGTACGCCTACTTCGAACCCAATCAACAACGCCTCAAGGCGATCGCGATCGACGGCGGGAAAGGGCCTGTATTGCCTTCCCGCGTGACCGTCGAAAACGGCACGTACCAGCCGCTGTCACGCCCGTTGTTCATCTACGTCAACGCCAAAGCGGCCGAGCGTTCTGAGGTCAAGCGGTTCGTCGAGTTCTATCTGGCTCAGACGGCGACCCTGGCGCCGCAGGTCAAGTACGTTCCCCTTCCCGCGCAGGCCTACGAACTGGCGCTCGCGCACTTCCGGAACGGAAAGGTCGGCACCGCCTTCCAGGGCACGTCCACGATCGGCATCAAGATCGAAGAATTGCTCCGCCGGGAAGCCACGCTCTAG
- the phoU gene encoding phosphate signaling complex protein PhoU, whose protein sequence is MHRHFDQELADLKTQILRMGSLVEQQIEGSIQALVDRDVHLASRIIERDALVNGLDVEIDETCIRLLALQAPAAGDLRFITTAMKISTELERMSDLAENISERVIELNEEPQLKPYIDIPRMSSWTMRMVRECLEAFVRSDATLARKVCADDDFVDDLTHQLFRELLSFMLENPGTITRAIRLTFIGKYLERIADHATNVGELVIYMVEGKIIRHTSQPVRADNGA, encoded by the coding sequence ATGCACCGACACTTCGACCAAGAACTGGCGGACCTGAAGACGCAGATTCTGCGCATGGGCTCGCTGGTGGAACAGCAGATCGAGGGCTCGATCCAAGCGCTCGTGGACCGGGACGTTCATCTCGCTTCCCGGATCATCGAGCGTGACGCTCTGGTCAATGGACTCGACGTGGAGATCGACGAGACCTGCATTCGCCTGCTTGCATTGCAGGCGCCGGCCGCCGGTGACCTTCGATTCATCACGACGGCGATGAAAATCTCAACCGAACTGGAGCGCATGAGCGACCTGGCTGAGAACATCAGCGAACGCGTCATCGAACTGAACGAAGAACCGCAGCTCAAACCCTATATCGACATTCCCCGCATGTCGAGCTGGACCATGCGGATGGTACGGGAATGCCTGGAGGCCTTCGTCCGCTCGGACGCCACGCTGGCCAGAAAGGTCTGCGCCGACGACGATTTCGTCGACGATCTGACGCATCAGTTGTTCAGGGAATTGCTGTCTTTCATGCTTGAAAACCCCGGCACGATCACCCGGGCCATCCGTCTCACGTTCATCGGCAAGTATCTTGAACGCATCGCCGACCATGCCACCAACGTCGGAGAATTGGTGATCTACATGGTCGAGGGCAAGATCATCCGCCATACCAGCCAACCAGTGCGAGCGGATAACGGAGCCTGA
- a CDS encoding FecR family protein — translation MSEPQEPQLKNLGTPDERLSRIARDWVIRLASGHMSEAELRRFKQWLAEHPSHQRVFDDERVFWQQLEPLKTVIPANHKTEQLSISRKQRLRPHWRVVITGAVAAGLAGLLFYQDIRLFLSADHRTATGQQQIVQLPDGGLAHLNTDTAIAVSYTEHERRIEILKGEAFFEVVPNRQAPFRVLTQGGITQAVGTAFAVHAQDRQATVTVTEGTVDVATKVTGKDQPASVTVHKDQETLYRVGEAPRAAMAIDGRSALSWIRGGIVIDKKPFAEAMAELNRYRPGRIVVLADPARTKLVSGRFILQGLDDAVTALAKTQGLTVVRLTPYLVLIL, via the coding sequence ATGAGTGAACCCCAGGAACCTCAATTGAAAAATTTAGGCACTCCCGACGAGCGGTTGTCTCGCATCGCGCGAGACTGGGTCATCCGGCTCGCCTCGGGCCATATGAGTGAGGCAGAGCTGCGCCGGTTCAAACAGTGGCTTGCGGAACACCCGTCTCATCAACGGGTCTTCGACGACGAACGGGTCTTCTGGCAACAACTCGAACCCCTCAAGACCGTCATCCCTGCGAATCACAAGACCGAACAACTATCGATAAGTCGGAAGCAACGGTTGCGGCCCCATTGGCGAGTCGTGATCACTGGAGCGGTTGCGGCTGGGCTTGCAGGTCTCCTCTTCTATCAAGACATCCGGCTCTTCCTCTCCGCCGACCACCGCACGGCGACCGGGCAACAGCAGATCGTGCAGCTACCGGACGGAGGTCTGGCCCATTTGAACACCGATACGGCCATTGCGGTATCGTATACGGAACACGAGCGGCGGATCGAAATCCTGAAGGGAGAAGCGTTTTTTGAAGTCGTCCCCAACAGGCAGGCACCATTTCGCGTGCTGACGCAGGGAGGCATCACACAGGCGGTCGGTACGGCGTTCGCCGTCCATGCCCAAGATCGCCAAGCGACCGTCACGGTGACGGAAGGGACTGTTGACGTCGCCACGAAAGTCACGGGCAAGGATCAGCCCGCCTCAGTGACCGTGCACAAGGATCAGGAGACCCTCTATCGCGTCGGAGAGGCACCGCGCGCGGCCATGGCGATCGACGGCCGTTCAGCCCTCTCCTGGATACGCGGCGGCATCGTGATCGACAAGAAACCGTTTGCAGAAGCGATGGCCGAACTCAATCGGTATCGACCGGGCCGAATCGTCGTGCTCGCGGACCCAGCCCGGACGAAACTCGTAAGCGGGCGATTTATTCTTCAAGGACTCGACGACGCGGTGACTGCTCTCGCCAAGACGCAAGGCCTGACGGTGGTCCGGCTCACGCCTTACCTCGTACTGATCTTATAG
- the pstA gene encoding phosphate ABC transporter permease PstA has translation MSLENAIAKPISSGFDRKQLVRRKRMDAVFARTGFLVTLAVLSVLLALIGQLAAEGVGRLSWQFLTSYPSRFAAQAGILSAWIGTILVMLLTALVAVPVGLGAAVYLEEYAPKNRLTTLIDINIANLAGVPSIVYGLMALALFVYEFRLGQSFLTAGLTLALLVLPMVIIAAREAIRAVPPQIREAAYALGATKWQTVQHHVLPCSMGGIMTGLILALSRAVGETAPLITVGALSFIAFLPHPPWQDEPPYVSFQWMFDPFTVMPIQMFNWVSRPQEDFHVNAAAAGLVLLVMTLAMNALAIAVRAHFRKRIRW, from the coding sequence ATGTCCTTAGAAAACGCTATCGCCAAGCCTATTAGCTCCGGCTTCGACCGCAAACAGCTGGTCCGCCGAAAGCGGATGGATGCGGTGTTTGCGCGAACCGGTTTCCTTGTCACCCTGGCGGTCCTCAGCGTCCTGCTGGCATTGATCGGCCAGTTAGCCGCGGAAGGAGTCGGCCGCCTATCCTGGCAGTTTCTGACGTCCTACCCATCGCGGTTTGCCGCACAGGCGGGTATTCTGAGCGCATGGATCGGCACGATCCTCGTCATGCTGCTCACCGCGCTCGTCGCCGTCCCCGTGGGACTCGGAGCGGCCGTCTATCTGGAAGAATATGCACCAAAAAATCGGCTCACCACGCTGATCGACATCAACATCGCCAATCTGGCCGGTGTGCCGTCGATCGTCTACGGCCTGATGGCGCTGGCGCTCTTCGTCTATGAATTCCGCCTGGGGCAAAGCTTCCTGACCGCCGGCTTGACGCTGGCCCTGCTGGTCTTGCCGATGGTCATCATCGCCGCTCGCGAAGCGATTCGCGCCGTACCGCCGCAGATCCGAGAGGCCGCCTATGCGCTCGGCGCCACCAAGTGGCAGACCGTCCAGCACCATGTCCTGCCCTGCTCGATGGGAGGCATCATGACGGGTCTGATTCTGGCGCTGTCCCGCGCAGTGGGGGAAACCGCTCCCTTGATCACCGTCGGCGCGCTGTCGTTCATCGCGTTTCTTCCCCATCCTCCCTGGCAGGACGAGCCGCCGTACGTCTCCTTTCAATGGATGTTCGATCCCTTTACGGTCATGCCGATCCAGATGTTCAACTGGGTTTCCCGGCCTCAAGAGGATTTTCATGTCAACGCCGCGGCGGCAGGACTCGTCCTCCTGGTCATGACGCTGGCGATGAACGCGCTCGCGATCGCGGTTCGCGCGCATTTCCGGAAACGAATCCGTTGGTAG
- the pstC gene encoding phosphate ABC transporter permease subunit PstC, giving the protein MDADTAKPGLLKQAREFQVPPVLVPRFKEKAIELVLMLTALASVAITIGIVGVLSYESFLFFRQVSLLEFLTDSQWTPLFSEPHYGILPLVSGTVVTTTVALVVAIPAGSIVAVYLSEYASRALREAVKPALELLSAVPTVVYGYFALLFVTPALQRIWPDLPGFNMLSAGFVIGIMIVPYVSSVSEDAMRAVPLALREGAYALGATRMQTAWRVVFPSALSGIAAAYVLGVSRAIGETMVVAIAAGMQPTLTWNPLEPAATMTAYIVQVSLGDLPHGSIGYRTIFATGLTLLLMTFVFNLAGHVLRKRYRQAY; this is encoded by the coding sequence ATGGACGCCGATACCGCCAAACCCGGGTTACTGAAACAGGCGCGGGAGTTCCAGGTTCCCCCGGTCCTGGTTCCGAGATTCAAGGAGAAGGCAATCGAACTGGTCTTGATGCTCACCGCGCTCGCCTCGGTCGCCATCACGATCGGGATCGTCGGCGTCCTCTCGTATGAATCCTTCCTGTTCTTTCGACAGGTATCGCTCCTCGAGTTTCTGACCGACAGCCAATGGACGCCGCTCTTTTCCGAGCCGCACTATGGCATTCTCCCCCTGGTGTCCGGCACCGTGGTGACCACCACCGTCGCGCTGGTCGTGGCCATCCCCGCCGGCAGTATCGTCGCCGTCTACTTGAGCGAGTATGCGTCCCGCGCGTTGCGCGAAGCGGTCAAGCCGGCATTGGAGCTGCTGAGCGCCGTGCCGACCGTGGTGTACGGTTATTTCGCGCTGCTCTTCGTCACGCCCGCGCTGCAGCGGATCTGGCCGGACCTTCCCGGCTTCAATATGCTGAGCGCCGGATTCGTCATCGGCATCATGATCGTGCCTTACGTCAGCTCGGTGAGCGAAGACGCCATGCGGGCCGTGCCGCTCGCCTTGCGTGAAGGCGCCTATGCGCTCGGCGCTACACGCATGCAGACGGCGTGGCGGGTGGTCTTTCCGTCCGCCCTGTCCGGCATCGCCGCCGCATACGTCCTCGGCGTATCCCGGGCGATCGGAGAAACCATGGTGGTCGCTATCGCCGCCGGCATGCAGCCGACCCTGACTTGGAACCCGCTGGAGCCGGCCGCCACGATGACCGCGTACATCGTTCAAGTCAGTCTGGGTGACCTGCCTCACGGCAGTATCGGATACCGGACTATTTTCGCCACGGGTCTCACGCTGTTGCTCATGACATTCGTCTTCAATCTGGCAGGCCATGTCCTTAGAAAACGCTATCGCCAAGCCTATTAG
- a CDS encoding Slp family lipoprotein: MKGVSVAALLLASLACVACSPSQVFAPDVMEGVDQEFDFSRWRALPNQDEGKKVELGGAILQSDVKGDTVTFVLRQLPIVKHPAYGPKDTGKRSGEFAATFSGTLEPKFLQRGNRVVVIGTTKLAKVVVVDDIPRSLPNLEVKCLHIWNTGGRDIADFPSFGAGYETLENQTWCASK; encoded by the coding sequence ATGAAAGGTGTTTCGGTGGCTGCGTTGTTGTTGGCATCGCTGGCGTGCGTCGCCTGCTCGCCGTCTCAAGTGTTCGCACCGGACGTCATGGAAGGGGTGGACCAGGAGTTCGATTTTTCGAGATGGCGGGCGTTGCCGAACCAGGATGAAGGCAAGAAAGTTGAGCTCGGCGGCGCGATTCTTCAGTCCGATGTGAAGGGCGACACGGTGACGTTCGTGCTGAGGCAACTCCCGATCGTCAAACATCCCGCCTACGGTCCCAAAGACACCGGAAAACGGAGCGGCGAGTTCGCGGCCACCTTTTCAGGAACGCTCGAACCCAAGTTTCTTCAACGAGGAAACAGGGTGGTCGTCATCGGCACGACCAAATTGGCCAAAGTCGTCGTCGTGGACGATATTCCGCGGAGCCTCCCGAATCTGGAAGTCAAATGTTTGCACATCTGGAATACCGGTGGGCGTGATATTGCCGACTTCCCCTCGTTCGGAGCGGGATACGAGACGCTCGAGAATCAGACGTGGTGCGCATCCAAATAG